The Lonchura striata isolate bLonStr1 chromosome 29, bLonStr1.mat, whole genome shotgun sequence genome window below encodes:
- the LOC144247622 gene encoding olfactory receptor 14J1-like, which yields MSNSSSISHFLLLALADTRQLQLLHFCLFLGISLAALLGNGLIISAVACGHHLHTPMFFFLLNLALSDLGSICTTVPKAMHNSLWGTRNISYTGCAAQLYFFAFFISGEFSLLTIMCYDRYVSICKPLHYGTLLGSRACALMAAAAWASAFLYALLHTANTFSLPLCHGNALGQFFCEIPQILKVSCSKSHLRELGLLAVSACLAFGCFVFIVFSYVQIFRAVLRIPSEQGRHKAFSTCLPHLAVVSLFLSTAAFANLKPPSMSSQSLDLALSVLYSVVSPALNPVIYSLRNQELKAAVRRLMTGCFQGH from the coding sequence atgtccaacagcagctccatcagccacttcctcctgctggcactggcagacacgcggcagctgcagctcctgcacttctgcctcttcctgggcatctccctggctgccctcctgggcaacggcctcatcatcagcgccgtagcctgcggccaccacctgcacacgcccatgttcttcttcctgctcaacctggccctcagcgacctgggctccatctgcaccactgtccccaaagccatgcacaattccctctggggtaccaggaacatctcctacacaggatgtgctgcccaaCTATATTTTTTTGCGTTTTTCATCTCAGGAGAGTtttccctcctgaccatcatgtgctacgaccgctacgtgtccatctgcaaacccctgcactacgggaccctcctgggcagcagagcttgtgccctcatggcagcagctgcctgggccagtgcctttctctatgctctgctgcacacagccaatacattttccctgcccctgtgccatggcaatgccctgggccagttcttctgcgaaatcccacagatcctcaaggtctcctgctccaaatcccacctcagggaacttgggcttcttgctgTTAGTGCCTGCTTGgcatttggttgttttgtgttcattgttttctcttatgtgcagatcttcagggctgtgctgaggatcccctctgagcagggacggcacaaagccttttccacttgcctccctcacctggccgtggtctccctgttcctcagcactgcagcattTGCCAATCTCAAGCCCCCCTCGATGTCCTCCcaatccctggatctggccctgtcagttctgtactcagtggtttctccagccctgaaccccgtCATCTatagcctgaggaaccaggagctcaaggctgcagtgaggagactgatgactggatgcttccAGGGACATTAA